The following proteins come from a genomic window of Cervus canadensis isolate Bull #8, Minnesota chromosome 20, ASM1932006v1, whole genome shotgun sequence:
- the SMPD2 gene encoding sphingomyelin phosphodiesterase 2, with protein sequence MKPNFTLRLRVFNLNCWGIPYLSKHRADRVKRLGDFLNMESFDLALLEEVWSEQDFQYLRQKLLPTYPAAHYFRSGIIGSGLCVFSKHPIQEFTQHVFTLNGYPYMIHHCDWFCGKAVGLLVLHLSGLVLNAYVTHLHAEYNRQKDIYLAHRVAQAWELAQFIHHTSKKADVVLLCGDLNLHPKDLGCRLLKEWTGLHDAYLETRDFKGSEEGCTMVPKNCYVKQQELGPFPLGIRIDYVLYKAVSGLYISCKTLKTTTGHDPYSGPPFSDHEALMATLCVRHSPPQHNPSPTHGPAESSPLTSVLREAWAEVDQGMAQARWWATVAGYAVGLGLLLLALLCALAAGGWIREAALLLWTPNVGLVLGAGAFHLFHMQEAKSLCKTRTELQHVLGRAREAQDLGPESQPALLLGQQEGDRAEEQ encoded by the exons ATGAAGCCCAACTTCACCCTGCGACTGAGGGTCTTTAACCTCAACTGCTG GGGCATTCCCTACCTGAGCAAGCATCGCGCCGACCGCGTGAAGCGCCTGGGAGACTTTCTAAACATGGAGAGCTTCGACCTAGCTCtgctggaggag GTGTGGAGTGAACAGGACTTCCAGTACTTGAGACAGAAGCTGTTGCCCACCTACCCAGCTGCACACTACTTCAGGAG TGGCATCATTGGCAGCGGTCTCTGTGTCTTCTCCAAACACCCAATCCAGGAATTCACCCAGCATGTCTTCACCCTCAATGGCTACCCCTACATG ATCCATCATTGTGACTGGTTCTGTGGGAAGGCTGTGGGGCTGCTGGTACTCCATCTAAGTGGATTGGTGCTCAATGCCTACGTGACCCAC CTCCATGCCGAATACAATCGACAGAAGGACATTTACCTAGCACATCGTGTGGCCCAAGCTTGGGAACTGGCCCAGTTCATCCA CCACACATCCAAGAAGGCTGATGTGGTTCTCTTGTGTGGGGACCTCAACTTGCACCCAAAGGACCTGGGCTGCCGCCTGCTGAAAGAGTGGACCGGGCTGCATGATGCCTATCTGGAGACCCGGGACTTCAAG GGTTCTGAAGAAGGATGTACAATGGTACCCAAGAACTGTTACGTCAAGCAACAGGAGCTGGGGCCATTTCCCTTGGGCATCCGCATCGATTATGTACTTTATAAG GCAGTATCTGGGCTGTACATCTCCTGTAAGACTCTCAAAACTACTACAGGCCATGACCCTTACAGCGGCCCGCCCTTCTCTGATCATGAGGCCCTGATGGCTACTCTGTGTGTGCGACACAGCCCCCCCCAGCACAACCCCAGCCCTACCCATG GACCAGCAGAGAGCTCGCCATTGACCAGTGTGCTAAGGGAGGCCTGGGCAGAAGTGGACCAGGGCATGGCTCAGGCTCGCTGGTGGGCCACCGTGGCCGGCTATGCAGTTGGGCTAGGGCTTCTTCTCCTGGCGTTGCTGTGTGCCCTGGCGGCCGGAGGATGGATCAGGGAAGCTGCTCTACTGCTCTGGACCCCCAATGTAGGACTGGTGCTGGGGGCAGGTGCCTTCCACCTCTTCCACATGCAGGAGGCCAAGAGCTTGTGTAAGACCCGGACCGAGCTTCAGCATGTGCTGGGAAGGGCAAGGGAGGCCCAGGACCTGGGCCCAGAGTCCCAGCCAGCCCTGCTTCTAGGGCAGCAGGAGGGAGACAGAGCTGAGGAACAATAA
- the MICAL1 gene encoding F-actin-monooxygenase MICAL1, protein MASPTSTNPAHAHFESFLQAQLCQDVLSSFQGLCGALGLEPGGGLSQYHKIKAQLNYWSAKSLWAKLDKRASQPVYQQGQACTGTKCLVVGAGPCGLRAAVELAMLGARVVLVEKRTKFSRHNVLHLWPFTIHDLRALGAKKFYGRFCTGSLDHISIRQLQLLLLKVALLLGVEIHWGIAFTGLQPPPQKGSGWRAQLQPSPPAQLAKYEFDVLISAAGGKFVPEGFTVREMRGKLAIGITANFVNGRTVEETQVPEISGVARIYNQSFFQSLLKATGIDLENIVYYKDDTHYFVMTAKKQCLLRLGVLRQDWPDTERLLGSANVVPEALQRFARAAADFATHGKLGKLEFAQDARGRPDVSAFDFTSMMRAESSARVQERHGTRLLLGLVGDCLVEPFWPLGTGVARGFLAAFDAAWMVKRWAEGAGPLEVLAERESLYQLLSQTSPENMHRNVAQYGLDPATRYPNLNLRAVTPNQVRDLYDVEAKEPVKKMSDKTDSGKPTTGAAGSQEELLRWCQEQTAGYPGVHVTDLSSSWADGLALCALVHRLRPALLEPSDLQGMGALEATSWALKMAEHELGITPVLSAQAMVAGSDPLGLIAYLSHFHSAFKSIPHNPGSVSQGSPGTASAVLFLGKLQRTLQRTRTQENGEDAGGKKPRLEVEAETPSTEEPPVPEPDEPMTPPSQQQDASAEDLCAICGQRLYIVERLCADGRFFHRSCFRCHICEATLWPGGYKQHSGDGYFYCLQHLPQTGHKEDGSERGPESQDLPMPSENNMPSDPATPMALHQGTSPVPGPSQPTRRLIRLSSPERQRLSSLHLTPDPEMEPPPKPPRSCSALARQALEASFKGWGMPVQSPQVLEAMEKGEEESSSSSEEETEEEEDVPLDSDMEQFLRNLAKNSGTMDNYPTWRRTLLRRAKEEEMKRFCKAQAIQRRLNEIEAALRELEARGTELELALRSQSSSPEKQKALWVEQLLQLVQKKNSLVAEEAELMITVQELNLEEKQWQLDQELRTYMNREETLKTAADRQAEDQVLRKLLDVVNQRDALIRLQEERRLSELASEPGVQC, encoded by the exons ATGGCCTCACCCACCTCCACCAACCCAGCGCATGCCCACTTTGAGAGCTTCTTGCAGGCCCAGCTGTGCCAGGATGTGTTGAGCAGCTTCCAAGGGCTATGcggggccctggggctggagcCTGGTGGGGGGCTCTCCCAGTACCACAAGATAAAGGCCCAGCTAAACTACTGGAGTGCCAAGTCGCTGTGGGCCAAGCTGGACAAGAGAGCGAGCCAGCCGGTCTACCAGCAGGGCCAGGCCTGCACGGGCACTAAG TGCCTGGTGGTGGGTGCGGGACCATGTGGTCTGCGGGCTGCTGTGGAGCTGGCGATGCTGGGGGCCCGAGTGGTGCTGGTGGAAAAGCGCACCAAGTTCTCTCGCCACAACGTGCTCCACCTCTGGCCCTTCACCATCCACGACCTTCGGGCACTCGGCGCCAAGAAGTTCTATGGGCGCTTCTGCACAGGCTCCCTGGACCACATCA GCATCCGGCAACTGCAGCTCCTCTTGTTGAAAGTGGCATTACTGCTGGGGGTGGAAATCCACTGGGGCATCGCCTTCACTGGCCTGCAGCCTCCTCCCCAAAAGG GGAGTGGTTGGCGCGCCCAGCTCcagcccagccccccagcccaaCTGGCCAAGTATGAATTTGATGTCCTCATCTCTGCGGCTGGAGGTAAATTCGTCCCTGAAG GCTTCACAGTGCGAGAAATGCGCGGCAAACTGGCAATTGGCATCACGGCTAACTTTGTGAACGGGCGCACCGTGGAAGAGACACAGGTGCCCGAGATCAGTGGTGTGGCCAGGATCTACAACCAGAGCTTcttccagagcctgctcaaagCTACAG GCATAGATCTGGAGAATATCGTGTACTACAAGGATGACACCCACTACTTCGTGATGACAGCCAAGAAGCAGTGCCTGCTACGGCTGGGAGTGCTGCGTCAG GACTGGCCCGATACTGAACGACTGCTGGGCAGTGCCAACGTGGTGCCCGAGGCTCTGCAGCGCTTCGCTCGGGCAGCTGCCGACTTCGCCACCCATGGCAAGCTTGGGAAGCTGGAGTTTGCCCAGGACGCCCGCGGGCGGCCGGATGTCTCTGCCTTTGACTTCACAAGCATGATGCGGGCAGAGAGCTCTGCTAGGGTGCAGGAGAGGCACGGCACCCGCCTGCTGCTGGGGCTGGTCGGGGACTGCCTGGTGGAG CCCTTCTGGCCCCTGGGCACTGGAGTGGCCCGGGGCTTCCTGGCAGCCTTTGATGCCGCCTGGATGGTGAAGCGGTGGGCAGAGGGCGCTGGGCCCCTAGAGGTGTTGGCAGAGCG GGAGAGCTTGTACCAGCTCCTGTCGCAGACATCCCCAGAGAACATGCATCGCAATGTGGCGCAGTATGGGCTGGACCCCGCCACCCGCTACCCTAACCTGAACCTCCGGGCTGTGACCCCCAACCAG GTACGAGACCTGTACGACGTGGAGGCCAAGGAGCCTGTAAAGAAGATGAGTGACAAGACAGACTCTGGAAAGCCAACCACTG GGGCGGCGGGCTCCCAGGAGGAGCTGCTGCGCTGGTGCCAGGAGCAGACGGCTGGGTACCCAGGTGTCCACGTCACTGACCTGTCTTCCTCCTGGGCTGACGGGCTGGCTCTGTGCGCCCTGGTGCACCGGCTGCGGCCCGCCCTCCT GGAACCCTCCGACCTCCAGGGAATGGGCGCTCTGGAAGCTACTTCTTGGGCGCTGAAGATGGCAGAGCATGAGCTGGGCATCACACCAGTGTTGTCTGCACAGGCGATGGTGGCAGGGAGTGACCCACTGGGCCTCATTGCCTACCTCAGCCACTTCCATAGTGCCTTCAAGAGCATACCACACAACCCGG GCTCGGTCAGCCAAGGCTCCCCAGGCACTGCCAGCGCTGTACTATTCCTTGGCAAACTGCAGAGGACCCTGCAACGGACGCGGACTCAG GAAAATGGGGAGGATGCTGGTGGCAAGAAGCCTCGCCTGGAG GTGGAGGCTGAGACCCCAAGTACTGAGGAGCCACCTGTCCCAGAGCCTGATGAACCAATGACACCGCCATCCCAGCAGCAGGAC GCCAGTGCTGAGGATCTGTGTGCAATTTGTGGGCAACGGCTCTATATCGTGGAACGCCTCTGTGCTGATGGCCGTTTCTTCCACCGGAGCTGCTTCCGCTGTCATATCTGTGAGGCCACGTTATGGCCAGGTGGCTATAAGCAGCACTCAGGAGATG GATATTTCTACTGCCTCCAGCATCTGCCTCAGACAGGCCACAAAGAAGATGGCAGCGAAAGAGGTCCTGAGAGTCAG GACCTTCCCATGCCGAGTGAGAATAACATGCCATCAGACCCTGCGACTCCCATGGCCCTCCACCAAGGGACCAGTCCTGTCCCAGGCCCCAGCCAGCCCACCCGTCGACTGATCCGCCTCTCCAGCCCAGAACGCCAGCGTTTATCCTCCCTTCATCTCACCCCTGACCCGGAAATGGAGCCTCCACCCAAGCCCCCCCGAAGCTGCTCTGCCTTGGCCCGCCAAGCCCTGGAAGCAAGCTTCAAGGGCTGGGGAATGCCAGTCCAGAGCCCTCAGG TTCTTGAGGCCATGGAAAAGGGGGAAGAAGAGAGTTCCTCCTCCagtgaagaggaaacagaggaagaggaagatgtgCCTTTGGACTCAGACATGGAACAG TTTCTGAGGAACCTGGCTAAGAACTCAGGCACCATGGACAATTATCCAACATGGCGTCGGACTCTGCTGCGCCGGGCCAAGGAGGAGGAGATGAAGCGGTTCTGTAAGGCTCAG GCCATCCAGCGGCGACTAAATGAGATCGAGGCTGCTCTAAGGGAGCTGGAGGCCAGGGGCACGGAGCTGGAGCTGGCTTTGAGGAGCCAGAGCA GTTCTCCCGAAAAGCAAAAGGCATTATGGGTGGAACAGCTGCTACAGCTCGTTCAGAAGAAAAACAGCCTGGTGGCCGAGGAGGCTGAGCTCATGATCAC AGTGCAGGAGCTGAACTTGGAGGAGAAACAGTGGCAGCTGGACCAAGAGCTGCGAACCTACATGAACCGGGAAG AAACCCTAAAGACAGCTGCCGATCGGCAGGCTGAGGACCAGGTCCTGAGGAAGCTACTGGATGTGGTGAACCAGCGAGATGCCCTCATCCGCCTCCAGGAGGAGCGCAGGCTCAGTGAGCTGGCCTCAGAGCCTGGGGTCCAGTGCTAG
- the ZBTB24 gene encoding zinc finger and BTB domain-containing protein 24 isoform X2 has product MAETSSEPPGQLVVHSDTHSDTVLASFEDQRKKGFLCDITLIVENVHFRAHKALLAASSEYFSMMFAEEGEIGQSIYMLEGMVADTFGILLEFIYTGCLQASEKSTEQILATAQFLKVYDLVKAYTDFQSNHSSPKPPALNTAGAPVVVISNKKSEHPKRKRGRPRKVNSLQEGKSELAAEEEIQLRVNNSVQNRQNFVVKEGDSDVLNEQIPAKELEESEPTCEPARGEEMPAEKDENCDPKTQDSGQDSQSRCSKRRIRRSVKLKDYKLVGDEDDQGSAKRVCGRRKRPGGPEARCKDCGKVFKYNHFLAIHQRSHTGERPFKCNECGKGFAQKHSLQVHTRMHTGERPYTCTVCSKALTTKHSLLEHMSLHSGQKSFTCDQCGKYFSQKRQLKSHYRVHTGHSLPECNDCHRKFMDVSQLKKHLRTHTGEKPFTCEICGKSFTAKSSLQTHIRIHRGEKPYSCAVCGKSFSDSSAKRRHCILHTGKKPFTCPECNLQFARLDNLKAHLKIHSKEKHPSDASSISGNNNAEEVRNILQLQPYQLSTSGEQEIQLLVTDSVHNINFMPGPSQGISIVTAESPQNMGADQTANLTLLTQPPEQLQNLILSAQQEQTEHIQSLNMIESQMAPSQTEPVHVITLSKETLEHLHAHQEQTGELHLASASDAAPHLQLTQEPAPPPAAHHVPQPTSLSQEQS; this is encoded by the exons ATGGCAGAAACATCATCAGAGCCTCCTGGGCAGCTGGTTgtacactcagacacacacagtgACACTGTCCTGGCCAGTTTTGAGGATCAGAGGAAGAAAGGCTTTCTCTGTGACATTACTTTAATCGTGGAGAATGTGCATTTCCGGGCCCACAAAGCCTTGCTTGCTGCCAGTAGTGAATACTTCTCAATGATGTTTGCTGAAGAGGGGGAGATTGGCCAGTCCATTTATATGCTAGAAGGCATGGTTGCGGACACATTTGGTATCCTGCTAGAATTTATCTACACTGGTTGTCTCCAGGCTAGTGAGAAAAGTACAGAACAGATCCTGGCTACTGCCCAGTTCTTAAAAGTCTATGACCTGGTAAAGGCTTACACGGACTTTCAAAGTAATCATAGCTCCCCAAAGCCACCGGCTTTGAACACAGCTGGTGCTCCGGTGGTTGTTATTTCTAATAAGAAAAGTGAGCATCCAAAGCGAAAACGGGGAAGACCAAGGAAAGTCAACAGTTTGCAGGAAGGGAAGTCAGAACTGGCTGCAGAGGAAGAAATACAGCTGAGAGTGAACAATTCTGTTCAGAACAGACAAAACTTTGTGGTTAAAGAGGGAGACAGTGATGTACTGAATGAACAGATCCCAGCAAAAGAACTGGAAGAATCTGAGCCAACTTGTGAGCCAGCTAGAGGGGAGGAGATGCCAGCTGAGAAAGATGAGAACTGTGATCCCAAGACCCAGGACTCTGGGCAGGACAGCCAGAGTCGGTGCAGCAAGCGGAGGATTCGGAGGTCTGTCAAACTGAAAGATTACAAACTTGTAGGGGATGAAGATGACCAGGGTTCAGCCAAGAGGGTCTGTGGACGGAGAAAGCGCCCTGGTGGGCCTGAGGCCCGTTGTAAAGACTGCGGCAAAGTATTTAAGTACAATCACTTTTTAGCaatccaccagagaagccacacaG GGGAGCGACCTTTCAAATGTAATGAGTGCGGAAAAGGCTTCGCCCAGAAGCACTCCCTGCAGGTCCACACCCGGATGCACACAGGCGAGCGGCCGTACACCTGCACGGTGTGCAGCAAGGCTCTCACCACCAAGCACTCGCTGCTGGAGCACATGAGCCTGCACTCAG GACAGAAGTCTTTTACCTGTGATCAGTGTGGAAAATACTTCAGCCAGAAAAGACAACTAAAGAGCCATTACCGAGTTCATACAG GCCACTCATTACCGGAATGCAACGACTGCCACCGCAAATTCATGGATGTGTCTCAGCTAAAGAAACATCTGCGAACACACACGG GTGAGAAGCCATTTACGTGTGAAATCTGTGGCAAATCTTTCACAGCAAAGAGTTCTCTTCAGACCCACATCAGGATCCATCG AGGAGAAAAGCCCTATTCCTGTGCTGTGTGTGGCAAATCCTTCTCTGACTCAAGTGCCAAGAGGAGACACTGTATTCTGCACACAGGCAAAAAGCCCTTCACCTGCCCTGAGTGTAACTTACAGTTTGCTCGCTTAGACAACTTGAAGGCTCACTTGAAAATCCACAGCAAAGAGAAACACCCGTCCGATGCCAGCAGTATTTCTGGCAATAATAATGCCGAAGAGGTCAGGAATATTCTTCAGCTACAGCCCTATCAACTCTCTACCTCCGGAGAGCAGGAAATTCAGCTTCTCGTAACAGATTCCGTACATAACATCAATTTCATGCCAGGTCCGAGCCAAGGAATCAGCATCGTCACCGCAGAGAGTCCCCAGAACATGGGTGCAGACCAGACCGCGAACCTCACCCTGCTCACGCAGCCTCCAGAGCAACTGCAGAACTTAATTCTTTCAGCTCAACAGGAGCAAACAGAGCACATCCAGAGCCTCAATATGATTGAAAGCCAGATGGCGCCCTCACAGACCGAGCCAGTGCACGTCATCACACTCTCCAAGGAGACTTTGGAACATCTGCACGCCCATCAGGAGCAGACAGGGGAGCTCCATTTAGCGAGCGCTTCAGATGCGGCCCCGCACCTGCAGCTGACGCAGGAGCCGGCTCCGCCGCCAGCCGCCCACCACGTGCCCCAGCCCACGTCGCTGAGCCAGGAGCAGAGCTGA
- the ZBTB24 gene encoding zinc finger and BTB domain-containing protein 24 isoform X1: protein MDAICCPGGAGSLGGPGASAPARQPGGPAAIRTLTGAQRGLILLELLKKMAETSSEPPGQLVVHSDTHSDTVLASFEDQRKKGFLCDITLIVENVHFRAHKALLAASSEYFSMMFAEEGEIGQSIYMLEGMVADTFGILLEFIYTGCLQASEKSTEQILATAQFLKVYDLVKAYTDFQSNHSSPKPPALNTAGAPVVVISNKKSEHPKRKRGRPRKVNSLQEGKSELAAEEEIQLRVNNSVQNRQNFVVKEGDSDVLNEQIPAKELEESEPTCEPARGEEMPAEKDENCDPKTQDSGQDSQSRCSKRRIRRSVKLKDYKLVGDEDDQGSAKRVCGRRKRPGGPEARCKDCGKVFKYNHFLAIHQRSHTGERPFKCNECGKGFAQKHSLQVHTRMHTGERPYTCTVCSKALTTKHSLLEHMSLHSGQKSFTCDQCGKYFSQKRQLKSHYRVHTGHSLPECNDCHRKFMDVSQLKKHLRTHTGEKPFTCEICGKSFTAKSSLQTHIRIHRGEKPYSCAVCGKSFSDSSAKRRHCILHTGKKPFTCPECNLQFARLDNLKAHLKIHSKEKHPSDASSISGNNNAEEVRNILQLQPYQLSTSGEQEIQLLVTDSVHNINFMPGPSQGISIVTAESPQNMGADQTANLTLLTQPPEQLQNLILSAQQEQTEHIQSLNMIESQMAPSQTEPVHVITLSKETLEHLHAHQEQTGELHLASASDAAPHLQLTQEPAPPPAAHHVPQPTSLSQEQS, encoded by the exons TGGGAGCCTGGGCGGGCCCGGCGCTAGTGCGCCCGCCAGGCAGCCAGGGGGGCCGGCGGCGATCCGGACCCTGACGGGCGCCCAGAGAG GCTTAATCCTTCTTGAGCTTCTAAAGAAAATGGCAGAAACATCATCAGAGCCTCCTGGGCAGCTGGTTgtacactcagacacacacagtgACACTGTCCTGGCCAGTTTTGAGGATCAGAGGAAGAAAGGCTTTCTCTGTGACATTACTTTAATCGTGGAGAATGTGCATTTCCGGGCCCACAAAGCCTTGCTTGCTGCCAGTAGTGAATACTTCTCAATGATGTTTGCTGAAGAGGGGGAGATTGGCCAGTCCATTTATATGCTAGAAGGCATGGTTGCGGACACATTTGGTATCCTGCTAGAATTTATCTACACTGGTTGTCTCCAGGCTAGTGAGAAAAGTACAGAACAGATCCTGGCTACTGCCCAGTTCTTAAAAGTCTATGACCTGGTAAAGGCTTACACGGACTTTCAAAGTAATCATAGCTCCCCAAAGCCACCGGCTTTGAACACAGCTGGTGCTCCGGTGGTTGTTATTTCTAATAAGAAAAGTGAGCATCCAAAGCGAAAACGGGGAAGACCAAGGAAAGTCAACAGTTTGCAGGAAGGGAAGTCAGAACTGGCTGCAGAGGAAGAAATACAGCTGAGAGTGAACAATTCTGTTCAGAACAGACAAAACTTTGTGGTTAAAGAGGGAGACAGTGATGTACTGAATGAACAGATCCCAGCAAAAGAACTGGAAGAATCTGAGCCAACTTGTGAGCCAGCTAGAGGGGAGGAGATGCCAGCTGAGAAAGATGAGAACTGTGATCCCAAGACCCAGGACTCTGGGCAGGACAGCCAGAGTCGGTGCAGCAAGCGGAGGATTCGGAGGTCTGTCAAACTGAAAGATTACAAACTTGTAGGGGATGAAGATGACCAGGGTTCAGCCAAGAGGGTCTGTGGACGGAGAAAGCGCCCTGGTGGGCCTGAGGCCCGTTGTAAAGACTGCGGCAAAGTATTTAAGTACAATCACTTTTTAGCaatccaccagagaagccacacaG GGGAGCGACCTTTCAAATGTAATGAGTGCGGAAAAGGCTTCGCCCAGAAGCACTCCCTGCAGGTCCACACCCGGATGCACACAGGCGAGCGGCCGTACACCTGCACGGTGTGCAGCAAGGCTCTCACCACCAAGCACTCGCTGCTGGAGCACATGAGCCTGCACTCAG GACAGAAGTCTTTTACCTGTGATCAGTGTGGAAAATACTTCAGCCAGAAAAGACAACTAAAGAGCCATTACCGAGTTCATACAG GCCACTCATTACCGGAATGCAACGACTGCCACCGCAAATTCATGGATGTGTCTCAGCTAAAGAAACATCTGCGAACACACACGG GTGAGAAGCCATTTACGTGTGAAATCTGTGGCAAATCTTTCACAGCAAAGAGTTCTCTTCAGACCCACATCAGGATCCATCG AGGAGAAAAGCCCTATTCCTGTGCTGTGTGTGGCAAATCCTTCTCTGACTCAAGTGCCAAGAGGAGACACTGTATTCTGCACACAGGCAAAAAGCCCTTCACCTGCCCTGAGTGTAACTTACAGTTTGCTCGCTTAGACAACTTGAAGGCTCACTTGAAAATCCACAGCAAAGAGAAACACCCGTCCGATGCCAGCAGTATTTCTGGCAATAATAATGCCGAAGAGGTCAGGAATATTCTTCAGCTACAGCCCTATCAACTCTCTACCTCCGGAGAGCAGGAAATTCAGCTTCTCGTAACAGATTCCGTACATAACATCAATTTCATGCCAGGTCCGAGCCAAGGAATCAGCATCGTCACCGCAGAGAGTCCCCAGAACATGGGTGCAGACCAGACCGCGAACCTCACCCTGCTCACGCAGCCTCCAGAGCAACTGCAGAACTTAATTCTTTCAGCTCAACAGGAGCAAACAGAGCACATCCAGAGCCTCAATATGATTGAAAGCCAGATGGCGCCCTCACAGACCGAGCCAGTGCACGTCATCACACTCTCCAAGGAGACTTTGGAACATCTGCACGCCCATCAGGAGCAGACAGGGGAGCTCCATTTAGCGAGCGCTTCAGATGCGGCCCCGCACCTGCAGCTGACGCAGGAGCCGGCTCCGCCGCCAGCCGCCCACCACGTGCCCCAGCCCACGTCGCTGAGCCAGGAGCAGAGCTGA
- the ZBTB24 gene encoding zinc finger and BTB domain-containing protein 24 isoform X3: MDAICCPGGAGSLGGPGASAPARQPGGPAAIRTLTGAQRGLILLELLKKMAETSSEPPGQLVVHSDTHSDTVLASFEDQRKKGFLCDITLIVENVHFRAHKALLAASSEYFSMMFAEEGEIGQSIYMLEGMVADTFGILLEFIYTGCLQASEKSTEQILATAQFLKVYDLVKAYTDFQSNHSSPKPPALNTAGAPVVVISNKKSEHPKRKRGRPRKVNSLQEGKSELAAEEEIQLRVNNSVQNRQNFVVKEGDSDVLNEQIPAKELEESEPTCEPARGEEMPAEKDENCDPKTQDSGQDSQSRCSKRRIRRSVKLKDYKLVGDEDDQGSAKRVCGRRKRPGGPEARCKDCGKVFKYNHFLAIHQRSHTGERPFKCNECGKGFAQKHSLQVHTRMHTGERPYTCTVCSKALTTKHSLLEHMSLHSGQKSFTCDQCGKYFSQKRQLKSHYRVHTGKCFNTNH; this comes from the exons TGGGAGCCTGGGCGGGCCCGGCGCTAGTGCGCCCGCCAGGCAGCCAGGGGGGCCGGCGGCGATCCGGACCCTGACGGGCGCCCAGAGAG GCTTAATCCTTCTTGAGCTTCTAAAGAAAATGGCAGAAACATCATCAGAGCCTCCTGGGCAGCTGGTTgtacactcagacacacacagtgACACTGTCCTGGCCAGTTTTGAGGATCAGAGGAAGAAAGGCTTTCTCTGTGACATTACTTTAATCGTGGAGAATGTGCATTTCCGGGCCCACAAAGCCTTGCTTGCTGCCAGTAGTGAATACTTCTCAATGATGTTTGCTGAAGAGGGGGAGATTGGCCAGTCCATTTATATGCTAGAAGGCATGGTTGCGGACACATTTGGTATCCTGCTAGAATTTATCTACACTGGTTGTCTCCAGGCTAGTGAGAAAAGTACAGAACAGATCCTGGCTACTGCCCAGTTCTTAAAAGTCTATGACCTGGTAAAGGCTTACACGGACTTTCAAAGTAATCATAGCTCCCCAAAGCCACCGGCTTTGAACACAGCTGGTGCTCCGGTGGTTGTTATTTCTAATAAGAAAAGTGAGCATCCAAAGCGAAAACGGGGAAGACCAAGGAAAGTCAACAGTTTGCAGGAAGGGAAGTCAGAACTGGCTGCAGAGGAAGAAATACAGCTGAGAGTGAACAATTCTGTTCAGAACAGACAAAACTTTGTGGTTAAAGAGGGAGACAGTGATGTACTGAATGAACAGATCCCAGCAAAAGAACTGGAAGAATCTGAGCCAACTTGTGAGCCAGCTAGAGGGGAGGAGATGCCAGCTGAGAAAGATGAGAACTGTGATCCCAAGACCCAGGACTCTGGGCAGGACAGCCAGAGTCGGTGCAGCAAGCGGAGGATTCGGAGGTCTGTCAAACTGAAAGATTACAAACTTGTAGGGGATGAAGATGACCAGGGTTCAGCCAAGAGGGTCTGTGGACGGAGAAAGCGCCCTGGTGGGCCTGAGGCCCGTTGTAAAGACTGCGGCAAAGTATTTAAGTACAATCACTTTTTAGCaatccaccagagaagccacacaG GGGAGCGACCTTTCAAATGTAATGAGTGCGGAAAAGGCTTCGCCCAGAAGCACTCCCTGCAGGTCCACACCCGGATGCACACAGGCGAGCGGCCGTACACCTGCACGGTGTGCAGCAAGGCTCTCACCACCAAGCACTCGCTGCTGGAGCACATGAGCCTGCACTCAG GACAGAAGTCTTTTACCTGTGATCAGTGTGGAAAATACTTCAGCCAGAAAAGACAACTAAAGAGCCATTACCGAGTTCATACAG GGAAGTGCTTTAACACAAATCACTGA